The genomic region CCGGACATCAGGTTCACCAACAACGACGGGTTCAGCCTGCGCCTGATCTACGAGCATAGCTATGCGTTCGACGCCACCGCGCTCGGGCTGAACAATCCGGACGGCTATGCGCTACTCGTCGCCATGCCGGACCTCGTGCCTGGGACGCATGCGATCGTGGCGCACAAGCCTTGGGAAACCGCCGCTGATCTCAAGCCGGTCAATCGCAACGTCGGCGACAGTGGCCTCGCCATCATCGACTGGGAAATCAGCGATTCGCTCAAGTTGAAAAACACCGTGAACTATCGTCACGACCGCAATGATTTCGCCGCGGACGCTGATCAATCAGACATTGCGCTCGTTCACGTCGGCGGCAGCGAGATCTACAAGACTTTTTCGAACGAGCTGACCGTTAATGGGAAGAACGGCAATCTCGACTGGGTTTCCGGTGTCTATTATTATAACGGCGTGACGCAGGATGCCGATCCGAGGAATCTCATCTTCGGCGTCTCCACGCCCGGCAATCTTCAGCGGATCAAAACGCAAACCTTCGCCGTCTTCGTCGATGGCACTTATGAGGTGACGCCCGGCCTGTTTCTGACCGCCGGTGGCCGATACAGCACCGAGCGCAAGGATATCAGGCTACGCGATGGTGCGACCGGAGATCCGGTGGCGCTGCCGAACGACGAGCCGTCGAACTTTCGCTGGAACAGCTTCACCCCGCGCGCGGCGATCCGTTACCAGATTGACGCCGGGACCAACGTCTATGCCTCGTACAGCCGCGGCTACAAAACCGGAACCTATGCCGGCTCACCGCCGCTGCTGGTCAGGCCGGAACATATCAACGCCTATGAGATCGGCTTCAAGCACAGCTCGCCGATGTTCACCATGAATGCCGCGACATTCTATTACGATTACAAGGATATGCAGGTATCCGCAGTCGACGTGCTCAGCAACCAGACCAAGGCTGTGAACGCCGAAAAGGCGCGAACCTATGGCGCGGAACTGGAAATGACCTTCCATCCGATTCCGGCGTGGCGCCTATCGGTATCCGGCGCCTATCTCAACGCGAAGTTCACTCGCTTCGACAATGCGCCTTATTTCGAGCAGGTTGGCGGCGGAAGCTGGCAAACCGTCGCCAGGAGCGCGAACGACACATGGATGCCGCGCTCCCCGAAATGGACCGCCAATATCGCCACCAGCTACGATATCGATATCGGCTCCGGCATCATCCAGTTCGCCGCCAACGCCAATGCGTCGAGCAAGCTGTATAATGTCGCGAGCGAGGAATTTCCGCTAAATAGTTATGCTGAAGTCGGCGCGAACGTATCGTACACGACCGCCGACAAACATTGGCGCGCCGAATTTTACGTGACCAACCTCACTAACAACGCGCGGCCCGTGCAATTACAGGGCGGCCCGGTCGGCACCTATGCGATCTGGGCGCCGCCGCGCACGGTTGGCGGCTCGCTCTCGTATAATTTCTGAAGCGCACGTTCCTATTTCTTAATCACCCAGGAGAGAAGCCCATGACCGTTCTTTCAAGATATCTTTGCGGCGGCGGCGCGGCGATCGCGCTCGCTGCATGCACCGCAATCCCTGCCTTCGCCCAGACCGTGCCGACACCGCCCAAGGTCGAATTGAAAGGGGTGGAACGATTGCTGGCGATGGAGGAGATGAAAAATCTCCGACTGACTTTCTGCCGCTCGCTCGACAGCCATGACTGGAAGGCGCTCCGCTCGACGATGTCGGACAATTTCGAGCTGTATTTCGCGGACAACAGTGGCCCGAACGGCGCAGCCACGCGCCCACCGCTCGAGAGGAACAGCGCGGATGGCTTCGTCGATCTCGCGAAGCAACTACTCAGCCAGGGCAAATCCATCCATATCTGCACAATGCCGCAGTTCGAATATGTCGGCACCGATCGCGCCCGGGCGCTCTGGTTCATCAACGGTTACGGCCAGATCGGGACACAGAACGGCCTTGGGTTCGAGCGGGTTGTGGAAGATTATGTAAAGGTCAACGGCAAGTGGCTGATCCGCAAGGCCGATGCGCGGATCGAAGCGAATGTGATCTTCTCGAAATAACGCCATCAGGCGGGCGCAATGGGTTTTCCCGATCGGGTCCGCCTCCGGGGGCAAAAGGGGGCGTCACCGCGTGACCTCGACTGGTCACGCGGTGATACGCCGTCTGCTCAATGATATCGTGGCGCCGCCCGCAAATAACAGGTGCCGGAAGACTGCAGCAGATACCAGTTTAACACCTCGCGGAAGCCCGCGAGATGAACCGGCGATAGAAACGCTTCTTGTAACTGATCGGCGTTTCATAAGGCGATCGACAGGTCAAGCGCGGCACCCTCGCAGGCCATGCCGTACGACATCCGCGCCACCACCTGCCCTTCACGCCGCAGTATATCGTGCCCAGACAGCGCGATGCACTCCTCGATCAACGCGAGCGACGACAAAGCCGACGAAACGATATGGCATTCGCTCACCAGCGCATAATGCCACCCCAGCAACGGAAAGGCGATTTCCCCGATCATACCTATCTGTGACCGCTCCGCGCCGCGCGCGTGTGGGTGCGCACGATGCTGAGGTCGAGAAGCCCGTCCGCTCCCCAGCCATAAACCACCACGCGCTCATGAATCGATTTGTCGTCGTAGAAAAGCTTCAGTTTCCCGCGTTTCGGAATGATCGATATCGAGCCTGGTCAATATCGGCGCCGTCGCGTCCCAACGGCCGCCCGCATCAATGGTCGGATCGAACTGTCACATTTGCCGTTGCAGATACACCGCGCTCTACTCCTGCACGCTGCGGCCGCTGTCCTCCGCTACCGACAACAGCATCTGGGGCTGCTCGGCGGGGAAATGGCAGATATGCACGTATTCCAAATGAAACATCTGCGTGAGGTCGCGAAGCAATTCGTGCTCGAAGCTCGGCCCGCCAACCGCACCGAAAAGCCCGCCCAAGGCGGCATAGCGTAGCGCGACATCCATCGAGGGCGACGACGCTCCCCGTGCGATCATATTGTCAGGGTCCATGATCACTTTCCCCTGCCATCCGTTTTTCTCGCGGGTGGTCCGACCAATCGAAGCATCGCCCGATGGGCTTGTTGATGGATTGACCCCTGTCCCGTCTATCCATTGACGCGTAAGTCTATTCTGGGCACGATAAAAATTCAATCGATGGTTAGATTTTGTAGGCGAACGACGGCGGCGCTAACCGTGATAGCGCAGGGTCTCCAGTAGCGCGCCTAGGGCGGGTGGGCGTTGCCGACGGCTCGGATAATAAAGATGATAGCCTTCGAACGTCTTGCGACAATCGGCCAGCATCTCGATCAATTCTCCCGCCTCGATATGCGGCTCGACATAGTCTCGCGGCAGATAGGCCAGGCCAAAGCCGGCGAGACAGGCTTGCCGGACCTGGGCGATACTCGTGAACACCAACCTGCCGGGATTGGTCACCCGCAGATCCTTCCCCGCTTTGGTGAAGGTCCATGGCAGCAGTTCACCATGGGTGGGAAGTCGGAGGTTGATGCACGGATAATCCGACAAGTCGGGCGGCCGCTTCGGACGCGCGCGACCATCGAGGCATGATGGCGCGCCGACCACGGCCATCGGCATGTCCGGGGCGATCCGCACCGCGATCATATCCTTCGACACCAGATTTCCGCGACGCACGCCGACGTCGAAATGCCCACGCGCCAAGTCGGTGCGACCGTAATCGGTGCTCAGTTCGATATTGATCTCCGGGAATGTCGTCAGAAATCGTTCGAGCGCGGGCCAGATGACGGAATGGATGGCATATTCGTCCGCCGATATCCGGATCGTGCCCGATGGCCGGTCGAGCAGGTTGCCGAGTTGCGCGATGCCGAGATCGATCTCCTCCAGCGCCGGAACCACGCGCGCCAGCAGGCGCTGACCGGCTTCGGTCGCCGATACGTTTCGCGTGGTACGGTTGAGCAGGCGAATACCGATCCGCTCCTCCAGATGCCGGACGGTCTGGCTGAGCGCGGATTGCGAAACGCCCAAGCGGGCTGCGGCGCGCGTGAAGCTGCGCTCGCTCGCCACGACGACGAACGCGTTCAGATCACGCAGGCTGCCGCCGATCATTCAGAACTCCTGCTAATGACTGCATTCATATCACCCAATCTAACCATAATGCACGCGGCGCGCTATTTCCCATCGGCACTCACCCGCCCGATTTGCTGGGTATCTGGAGAATGACATGAAGAAGTCCGTGACTTTTCGTAACAAATCCTGGGATGTCGCCGCCGACCTTCATCTGCCCGCCGATTTCGATCCGGCGCGGAAGTATCGCGCGTTGGTAGTCGCGCATCCGATCAGCAGTTGCAAGGAACAGACGGCGGGGATTTATGCCGCCAGACTGGTTGAGGCAGGATTCGTCGCGCTTGCCTTCGATGCTTCAACGCAGGGCGCAAGCGGCGGCGACGGCAAGTATCTGGAGGAACCCGCGACACGCGTGGAGGATTTCCGTTGCGCGGTGGACTATCTCGTCACGCTCGATTTCGTCGACGAGGACCGGATCGGCGTGCTCGGCATCTGCGGCGGCGGCGGCTACGCCGTCAACGCCGCGATGACCGAGCGCCGGTTCAAGGCGGTCGCCACCGTGGTCGGCGCGAACTATGGCCGCGTGATGCGCGAAGCCGATCTTTCGCCCGACGCCGCGATCACGGCGCTAGAGGGAATTGGAAGGCAGCGTACCGCCGAGGCGCGCGGCGGCGCAGTCGCCATCACCAATTATTGCCCGCCGTCGAGATCGGCGCTGGAAGCGGCTGGCATCACGGACATCGATGTGGTCGAGGCAGTGGATTATTATACGACGCCGCGCGGGCAGCATCCAGGCTCGACCAATCAACTGAAGATCACCAGCACCGGCGCAGCATTCGGCTGGGACGCGTTCCATCTCGCGGAGAAGCTGCTAACCCAACCGCTGCAGATCATCATCGGCGGCGGACGACCGGGGGCGTTCGGCTCGTTCCGCGATGGCTACGAACTGTTCGCCAAGGCGCGTTCGGAGACGAAGAATCTCTTTATCGTCCCCGGCGCTACGCACTACGACCTGTACGACCAGCCGGCGTTCGTTGGCCCTGCGGCCGAGAAGCTCATCGCGTTCTATACCACCAATCTGTGACACGGCCATTGCGCATCCGGGGCCGCTCTCCGGATGCGCTGGCCCATCGCGACAGCGCTCCGACTAGTTATGCTGCCGATCGAGCCACGCGACGACACGTCCGATGCCCTCCGCGATCGATACCTTCGATTCCCAGCCGATCAGCCTGCGCGCAGCGTCGCGCGAGAACTCCTGCCTGCGCGAAACCGGCAGCGCGAGCCGGGTTAGATCAGTACGAAACATGGGCTTCAGACCCGAACCCGCTGCCGCGATTACCTGCCCGACGATCTCGCGCTGCGAGGTGTCCGCGCCCGTGTCGCTGGCGGAGCTTTCCATGCCCATCAGGTTGGCGCGCGCGGCGCGGTGCGCCACACCAGTTGGCTGGCGTAATAGTGATAGGCGCCTCCATGGGGCGAGCGCCATGATCGCCGAATCGAGCAAGCCCGCCACCGGCATGCTCCGCGCGTCCGTCCGACTAAGCGGTTAATATCAGATATTTTCAAACGGCTGCAAGGCTGAATTTCTGACACTCATCGATACCCGCTACTTGAGTTTCGAACAAACCGCCGTCAGAAATATGGAAGTTATTGTGAGCGCCCGTCAGACAGGGACAGTCTCCGGAGACAGATCGAAGGAAGAGCATTGGCTGACGCGAATCCGCCGATTAGGGAGAAAAAGCAGCGTAAGGGCGATGTGACGCGCGGTGCGATCCTCGCCGCCGCCGCGCGGCGCTTCACCGAAAAGGGCTATGCCGATTGTTCGCTGCGCGACATCGCGGCGCTGAGCGGTCTCAAGGCGGGAAGCGTCTATTACCATTTCCCATCCAAGGAGGTATTGCTCGACGAAGTGCTAATGGCGGGCATCGAACGACTGACCAAGACGATCGTGGCGCAGATCGAAGCTCTCGGCCCGAAAGCCTCCGCGACGCAGCAATTCCGCGCGATGATCCATGCCCACATCACCTGCTTCCTCGACGTGCGCGACGACGCCAACACCTATCTGCGCATCTATGAATATCTGCCACCGGTGATGAAGCGCCGGACGCGCAGCAACCGACTGGAATATGCGCAAATCTGGTTCGACGCCTTCGACCGCGGCGTGCAGAACGGAGAATTCTCATCGACCGTCGACCGCATCACCTTCATTTCGTTCCTGCTTGATTCTATGAACGGCGTGATCGAGTGGTTCCGCCCATCGCGCGCCACGATCGACGGCGTATGTGATATGATCGAGGCGACGATACTCGAAAGCATCATGACGCGCGACGCGCGCAACACTCCCACACCGGGACGGCGCGCGCCCGCTCGCCAATCTCTGCGCCCACCTTATCGCGTGGGAACTGCCGTCAATTAAATTTCTAACGGTCGGCCGATTAATATTGCAACTTCATTGGCATAGAATACACTCGTGCGATAGGTGGCAAAGTCGCCGCGGCTTTCGGGAGAACGATGCGTGACGGGGCCGCTCACCGGGTTAAAAGTGATCGAGATCGCCGGGCTTGGCCCCACGCCGTCCTGCGGAATGATGCTCGGCGACATGGGCGCGGACATCATTCGCGTCGATCGCGTCGTAAAAGCCGATCTAGCTTTGGAATTGCCGACCAGATTCAACCTTCGCGACCGCAACAAGCGCTCGGTTGCCATCGACCTGAAACAGCGCGCAGGTCTCGCCGCGCTGCTCAAGCTGGTCGAACGAGCGGACGTGCTGATCGAGGGATTCCGACCCGGTGTCGCCGAACGAATGGGATTTGGCCCGGAAGTTTGCCTTGTCCGCCGGCCACAACTCGTCTTCGCACGCGCGACCGGCTGGGGACAGGAAGGCCCGCTCGCGCAGGACGCAGGGCATGACATCAATTATGTCGCGCTAACCGGCGTGCTCGACATGATCGGGCCAGCTGGCGGCGATCCGGTGGTGCCGCTCAACTTGCTCGGTGATTATGCCGGGGGCGCGGCCTATCTTGCGTTCGGCATCATGTGCGCGGTGTTCGAGGCGCAGCAATCCGGGCAAGGACAAGTCGTGGACGGCGCGATCGTCGACGGCGTGACCGGACTATTGACGATGTTCCATGCCATGCGGCAGGCGGGGCATCTGAATGCCAGACGAGGTGCGAACCTGCTCGACGGCGGCGCTCCATTCTACACCACCTATCGGACGAAGGACGGAAAGTCCGTCGCAATCGGTGCGCTAGAGGGACGCTTCTATCGCACGTTGGTCGAAAAACTGGGATTGAACACGGCAATCCTTGCCAACCGCAACGATCGTGCGCAATGGCCGGCGCTCCGCGCGCTGTTCGCCGACATTTTTGCTCGTCGCACGCGCGACGAATGGATTCAGCATTTCGCCGATTGCCCGGACGCATGCTTCTCCCCGGTCCTGTCCCTCGATGAGGCCGGTAGCCATCCCCACAATCGTGCGCGCGGCGCACTCGTTCGTTTCGACGACCTCGACCACCCTCGCCCTGCTCCTCGCCTGTCGCGAACGCCGGGGGGCATATATGGTGCTCCGCCCCGGATCGGCGAGCAAACACGGGAAATCCTTACCGGCTGGGGGTTGGACGAGACCGCAATCCAGCAGGGACTGGAAAGCGGTGCGTTCCTCGACACCGGCAGCCGGCGCGACTAATCGCCGGCGGCGCGATCAGAATCGAAAGAAGCGCGAGGCGTTGCCGTTCTTCATCGCCTCCTGTTCGTTGATCGAATAAGGCGTGATGATCCGGGCATAGGTGTCGAACAATTCTCGAACGTTCCCGGATAAAGCGAATCCACTGACCAGTCTAAACCGAAGAAGCAGCGATACGTGCCACAGAATTCGAGGCAGCTTTCAATCAGCCACCCGAACGAATTGAAGGTCCAGTGATGACCGCGCCAAGGTCGACGCGATCGAAATCGCGCACGTCAACCCTATCTCGAACAAAGAGTTTCAGGGTTAACGGTCGGCTAAAGTGGTTCTCGGCCGATCTCAATCGATAAAGATTTCGCCCGCGAGCCGAGCGCGGCGCGATCGTCGGTATCTCGGCGCTGTGGTGGTTCCACGCCACTACGCGATCACCGTGAGATGCGCAGCAAGGGCGGATGTCTGGGTCCATACCGCGCCGCAAGGCTACTGCGTTCACCGCTCCGCAAAAGGACCGGATTTCGAGCAGCAGCTGGACGACCGGCACCACATCGACAGTTTCCAGACGGACCGCGCCGGTGACTAGACCACCGGTCACGAACACGCGATATCCTTGAACAAGTGAAAGCTCGACGGGCACTTCGATGCTGTCGGCGGCTTCATCTTCCTGCCGGAACACCAGCAACGGAAAATCCAGGTCGAACAGCGCCATCGGACCGTGGCGGACCTCGGCGGCGTTGAACGCCTCCGCATGGAGCGCGCACGTCTCCTTCAACTTAAGCGCCGCTTCCGCCGCGATCGAAAGGCCGCACCGCGCCCGATGACGTACAGGCCACGCATCGGCTAACGCTTCGGCCAGCACGCCCCGGTCCAGCGCCCACGTCGCGCCAGGAAGCCCGGGTACCTCAGCAAGCCAAAGGAAGCCGTCCCGGGGCCAGCAAGCTCGTCAGATAGAGGCCAGCGAACAGGCTACGGATATAGCTTTTCGTCGCCGTCACGCTTCGCTTGGTCCCGGCGTGCGGTGGCACCGGGAAGTCCGCCAACGTGGCCAGCGGAGATTCCATGTCGTTCACCATGGCGACAACACGTACGCCGTTCCACCGGATGGCCTCGATCGCCCAGAGCAGATCGGTGGATCGATCCCGCGCTTGTAGCGGCAGCCGCCACTCCCGAGGATGGCCTGACATCTGGCCTAATGATGGTTGGCGTCGCCCAAACGGCGGCATCCCTGAATCTATTCGTTGCGGATGTGTCAGTAATGAAGAGCTTGACTCACATATATCGAATGGGTGAATAAACGCACCTAATCGTAACAGACCCTATTCGGGGCGCATGGGGAGGACGGCTAAATGAGCAGGTCGAGCAGCGTTTCGCGCATTTGTCTCCTGTATGCGGCAGGCTTCGGCGCGCTGGGTATTGCGTCGGGCGCAAACGCCCAAAGCCAGCCGGCGCAAGCGAGCCAGAGCGGCGCGACGGAGGAGCAGAAGGCCCAGGCCGCGCGGGAAACGGGCGACATCGTCGTCACGGCGCAGCGCCGCGAACAGTCGATACAATCCGTGCCCGCCAGCATCACCGCCTTCGGTCAGGCCGCCATCACCTCGCTGGCGATATCGAACGTCAACGACATCACCCGCCTGACGCCCGGCCTCGTCATAAGCCGCGCGAGCGGGGAAGGCAGTTCGACGTCGATCGCGATCCGCGGCATCGCATCGCTCGTCGGCACCTCGCCCACCGCGATCTATATCGACGACACCCCCATCCAGGTCCGGTTGCTGGGCGCCGGTCAGGCGGCCGGCTCCGCTTATCCGGCCGTGTTCGACCTCGAGCGGATCGAGGTACTCAAGGGGCCGCAGGGTACGCTGTTCGGCGCATCGTCGGAGGGCGGCACGGTGCGATTCATCACGCCGTCCCCGGATCTTAACCAATGGGGC from Sphingomonas sp. CL5.1 harbors:
- a CDS encoding TonB-dependent receptor, whose product is MADKATQATSAPVSGDDVVVTAQRRSERLVDVPISVNAVSTDEMDVKQINSVFDLGKSVTSLRFEGQAPVFMPTLRGIGTLVIGGALDASVPVYLDGAYLPNTRGMNFDLPNVNGMQVLKGPQGTLFGRNSTGGAILITTSGPSDTLTGRFKVGYGEFNDLKLSGYLSGPISDNIAAGLAVSYRHSNGYTKNIVTGSNNDAPARMFDIRPDIRFTNNDGFSLRLIYEHSYAFDATALGLNNPDGYALLVAMPDLVPGTHAIVAHKPWETAADLKPVNRNVGDSGLAIIDWEISDSLKLKNTVNYRHDRNDFAADADQSDIALVHVGGSEIYKTFSNELTVNGKNGNLDWVSGVYYYNGVTQDADPRNLIFGVSTPGNLQRIKTQTFAVFVDGTYEVTPGLFLTAGGRYSTERKDIRLRDGATGDPVALPNDEPSNFRWNSFTPRAAIRYQIDAGTNVYASYSRGYKTGTYAGSPPLLVRPEHINAYEIGFKHSSPMFTMNAATFYYDYKDMQVSAVDVLSNQTKAVNAEKARTYGAELEMTFHPIPAWRLSVSGAYLNAKFTRFDNAPYFEQVGGGSWQTVARSANDTWMPRSPKWTANIATSYDIDIGSGIIQFAANANASSKLYNVASEEFPLNSYAEVGANVSYTTADKHWRAEFYVTNLTNNARPVQLQGGPVGTYAIWAPPRTVGGSLSYNF
- a CDS encoding LysR family transcriptional regulator, yielding MIGGSLRDLNAFVVVASERSFTRAAARLGVSQSALSQTVRHLEERIGIRLLNRTTRNVSATEAGQRLLARVVPALEEIDLGIAQLGNLLDRPSGTIRISADEYAIHSVIWPALERFLTTFPEINIELSTDYGRTDLARGHFDVGVRRGNLVSKDMIAVRIAPDMPMAVVGAPSCLDGRARPKRPPDLSDYPCINLRLPTHGELLPWTFTKAGKDLRVTNPGRLVFTSIAQVRQACLAGFGLAYLPRDYVEPHIEAGELIEMLADCRKTFEGYHLYYPSRRQRPPALGALLETLRYHG
- a CDS encoding alpha/beta hydrolase, translating into MKKSVTFRNKSWDVAADLHLPADFDPARKYRALVVAHPISSCKEQTAGIYAARLVEAGFVALAFDASTQGASGGDGKYLEEPATRVEDFRCAVDYLVTLDFVDEDRIGVLGICGGGGYAVNAAMTERRFKAVATVVGANYGRVMREADLSPDAAITALEGIGRQRTAEARGGAVAITNYCPPSRSALEAAGITDIDVVEAVDYYTTPRGQHPGSTNQLKITSTGAAFGWDAFHLAEKLLTQPLQIIIGGGRPGAFGSFRDGYELFAKARSETKNLFIVPGATHYDLYDQPAFVGPAAEKLIAFYTTNL
- a CDS encoding TetR/AcrR family transcriptional regulator, encoding MADANPPIREKKQRKGDVTRGAILAAAARRFTEKGYADCSLRDIAALSGLKAGSVYYHFPSKEVLLDEVLMAGIERLTKTIVAQIEALGPKASATQQFRAMIHAHITCFLDVRDDANTYLRIYEYLPPVMKRRTRSNRLEYAQIWFDAFDRGVQNGEFSSTVDRITFISFLLDSMNGVIEWFRPSRATIDGVCDMIEATILESIMTRDARNTPTPGRRAPARQSLRPPYRVGTAVN
- a CDS encoding NAD(P)-dependent oxidoreductase, giving the protein MAGLLDSAIMALAPWRRLSLLRQPTGVAHRAARANLMGMESSASDTGADTSQREIVGQVIAAAGSGLKPMFRTDLTRLALPVSRRQEFSRDAARRLIGWESKVSIAEGIGRVVAWLDRQHN
- a CDS encoding SIS domain-containing protein yields the protein MLAEALADAWPVRHRARCGLSIAAEAALKLKETCALHAEAFNAAEVRHGPMALFDLDFPLLVFRQEDEAADSIEVPVELSLVQGYRVFVTGGLVTGAVRLETVDVVPVVQLLLEIRSFCGAVNAVALRRGMDPDIRPCCASHGDRVVAWNHHSAEIPTIAPRSARGRNLYRLRSAENHFSRPLTLKLFVRDRVDVRDFDRVDLGAVITGPSIRSGG
- a CDS encoding nuclear transport factor 2 family protein; the protein is MLAMEEMKNLRLTFCRSLDSHDWKALRSTMSDNFELYFADNSGPNGAATRPPLERNSADGFVDLAKQLLSQGKSIHICTMPQFEYVGTDRARALWFINGYGQIGTQNGLGFERVVEDYVKVNGKWLIRKADARIEANVIFSK
- a CDS encoding CaiB/BaiF CoA-transferase family protein codes for the protein MTGPLTGLKVIEIAGLGPTPSCGMMLGDMGADIIRVDRVVKADLALELPTRFNLRDRNKRSVAIDLKQRAGLAALLKLVERADVLIEGFRPGVAERMGFGPEVCLVRRPQLVFARATGWGQEGPLAQDAGHDINYVALTGVLDMIGPAGGDPVVPLNLLGDYAGGAAYLAFGIMCAVFEAQQSGQGQVVDGAIVDGVTGLLTMFHAMRQAGHLNARRGANLLDGGAPFYTTYRTKDGKSVAIGALEGRFYRTLVEKLGLNTAILANRNDRAQWPALRALFADIFARRTRDEWIQHFADCPDACFSPVLSLDEAGSHPHNRARGALVRFDDLDHPRPAPRLSRTPGGIYGAPPRIGEQTREILTGWGLDETAIQQGLESGAFLDTGSRRD